The following proteins come from a genomic window of Sorghum bicolor cultivar BTx623 chromosome 3, Sorghum_bicolor_NCBIv3, whole genome shotgun sequence:
- the LOC8054737 gene encoding psbP domain-containing protein 7, chloroplastic, whose translation MATAAVARHHHQQRSAQRERWRGRRGGIRCSSPAQEFASLAAVFRRRLVVGATTAAAAAVGANFGGVTSFLLSLSPELGRSLRLDVLYPVGGFTRCLDSDNGFEFIYPSSWVGDQTLLYREVKKAELQRSLDPPPLPNGKSPRNISEPVAAFGPPGSSGELNVSVIVSPVPRDFSIEAFGSPKDVGEVVLRRIARTRRSPDINATLIDAALREDADSVKYYKLEFRVESPSFQRHNVAVCCARDGKLYTMNAQAPESAWKAVQKEFFAMADSFSLVNDA comes from the exons ATGGCCACGGCGGCCGTGGCCAggcaccaccaccagcagcggAGTGCGCAGCGGGAGCGGTGGCGGGGGCGGCGCGGCGGGATacggtgctcgtcgccggcgcagGAGTTCGCGTCGCTGGCCGCGGTGTTCCGGCGGAGGCTGGTGGTCGGGGCCAccacggcggcggccgcggcggtggGGGCCAACTTCGGCGGCGTCACCAGCTTCCTGCTGAGCCTCTCGCCGGAGCTCGGCCGCTCGCTCCGCCTCGACGTGCTCTACCCCGTCGGCGGCTTCACGCGCTGCCTCGACTCCGACAATGGATTCG aaTTCATCTATCCATCAAGTTGGGTTGGAGACCAGACTCTACTGTACAGAGAAGTGAAGAAGGCAGAACTGCAAAGATCACTAGACCCACCACCGCTGCCAAATGGAAAATCACCTCGGAACATCAGTGAACCTGTGGCAGCTTTCGGTCCCCCTGGATCCAGTGGGGAGCTCAACGTCAGTGTCATTGTCTCACCTGTACCACGAGACTTCTC GATTGAGGCTTTTGGTAGTCCAAAAGATGTGGGGGAAGTGGTGCTCAGAAGGATTGCAAGGACAAGGCGAAGCCCAGATATCAATGCTACTCTTATCGATGCTGCCTTGAGAGAAGACGCAGACAGTGTGAAATACTACAAGCTAGAGTTCCGAGTTGAAAGCCCTTCTTTCCAACGACACAATGTTGCGGTCTGTTGTGCAAGGGATGGCAAGCTTTACACCATGAATGCACAAGCACCAGAATCGGCATGGAAAGCAGTTCAGAAGGAGTTCTTTGCAATGGCGGATTCGTTCAGCTTAGTGAACGATGCTTGA